In Cotesia glomerata isolate CgM1 linkage group LG1, MPM_Cglom_v2.3, whole genome shotgun sequence, one genomic interval encodes:
- the LOC123266256 gene encoding WASH complex subunit 5 encodes MSDFLAANNICGQSLLRLVSRGNAIIAELMRLKDYVPPVFRLESKRHLQKYGSIIMDFAYFKAANVNEQKIENDNTLQELDENLRDNYTDVLTRIYLAFESIHKYITDFNAYIDELDDGHYIQQSVETVMLNEEGKQLMCEAVYLYGVMLLLVDHQFEGHVRERLLVSYYRYNAQRSSSTRVDDVCTLLRSTGFSKSSAKRPPNYPEDYFGRVPIKSKFIELLIGRLRSDEIYSQSLAFPNPEHRSIASANQAAMLVIILSFQPSILHNSSATMREIVDRFFPDNWVISIYMGIVLNLCDWWLPYKATRTALNNTLETANIKKTAQNYGLKIKKLITETEKLQLAVTLDENEIESVIKLIRECNVSLHWMLLHTTVPTVLREESKRSRLLRQQVINESKYTPEECLKLLLSTAQIEQDVKQIYKQLLHDKESKWSENKNTCVERINDLAQVLETNKYVDSVETNECLKMWFKEISAHVSSLQQEDGRKIAQLLQALEEVQEFHQLENNLQVSQYLNDTREILHNMLRTGSITEDTLIALNILTDCCYAWNIMETFIDIMQNNIKKNPPTVIKLKALFLKMASALEMPLLRINQARSADLSSVSQYYSRELESYARRVLQIIPETVFGLLAQIVHLETNVFKEIPMKLYKDKLKDYAQLDERLQMAKLTYAVSVFTKGVLSLRSVSLGVLRVDSHRLLEDGIRQELAKKITIALHNGLTFDNKSKASLVEKLNDLANVMDGYRKSFQYIQDYININSLKIWHEEITFIINAALEDECKNSTWMPSKSWKMLITDDKQDYSSLVEANGGSTFMGRLAKELIRVTDPKTTVYIEHALAWYDLKSQNEILNYKVFSMVLMAIGTPGLHGLDKLLSHFITMELKNLFKYVDHGVRDKSWGAMIDECGAIIQNIEYCRNNPGKLYSSVMNHSNKIWPYMIECLLKIGHYQLLRNKISYELNTACKFEAKHVESALRTLNLAVLDELRKKSDECLTTQEERDFIHELSIRLDWTGISDPLNKTYLKLSSLNHLDLLLFLFTISYLHKLHYCKNTASLLSKKTQDSIDAVVFTIGVQTFLRQFSNDIFNNYITYLCKYVLSFVSSDSGKMGSEWESEGTTILYYLQLISKYANIPKSAIFETIPVIILDQYKQVIK; translated from the exons atgagtGACTTTTTAGCCGCTAACAATATTTGCGGCCAAAGTTTACTGCGACTTGTATCGCGAGGTAATGCCATAATTGCTGAATTGATGAGATTAAAAGATTATGTTCCACCAGTATTTAg ATTGGAATCTAAGCGTCACCTCCAAAAATATGGATCAATTATTATGGACTTTGCTTACTTCAAAGCCGCCAATGTCAATGaacagaaaattgaaaatgataat ACTCTTCAGGAACTTGACGAAAATTTAAGAGACAATTACACTGATGTATTAACAAGAATTTACTTAGCTTTTGAAAGTATCCACAAATATATTACTGATTTCAATGCTTACATAGATGAGTTAGATGATGGCCATTATATTCAGCAATCCGTCGAAACTGTGATGCTTAATGAAGAAGGAAAGCAGTTGATG TGTGAAGCAGTCTATTTATACGGAGTGATGTTGCTTCTGGTGGATCATCAGTTTGAAGGTCACGTACGTGAGAGACTTTTAGTATCTTATTACCGGTATAATGCTCAGAGATCATCATCAACTCGAGTAGATGACGTCTGTACTCTACTAAGATCAACAGGATTTTCTAAATCATCAGCTAAACGTCCTCCAAACTATCCTGAAGATTACTTTGG GAGGGTGCCAATTAAATCAAAGTTCATAGAGTTACTGATTGGTCGTTTAAGATCAGACGAAATTTATAGTCAATCTTTAGCATTTCCCAATCCAGAGCATCGTAGTATAGCTTCAGCAAATCAAGCTGCGATGctggttattattttatcatttcagCCGTCAATTTTGCACAATAGTTCGGCAACAATGCGTGAAATAGTTGACAGATTTTTTCCTGATAACTGGGTGATAAGTATCTATATGGGAATTGTTTTAAATCTTTGTGACTGGTGGTTACCCTACAAAGCAACGCGTACAGCTCTGAATAATACTTTAGAGACTGCTAACATCAAGAAAACAGCCCAAAATTATggactaaaaataaaa aaattgaTAACAGaaactgaaaaattacaaCTAGCAGTAACGTTAGATGAGAATGAAATAGAatcagtaataaaattaatccgTGAATGCAATGTATCACTCCATTGGATGCTTTTGCATACAACTGTACCAACAGTTCTACGAGAAGAATCAAAGCGTTCTCGGTTATTGCGACAGCAAGTGATcaatgaaagtaaatatacTCCTGAAGAATGCTTGAAGTTATTATTGAGCACCGCTCAAATAGAGCAAGACGTCAAACAGATTTACAAACAGTTGTTGCATGACAAAGAGTCTAAATGGAGTGAGAATAAAAACACGTGTGTCGAAAGAATCAATGACCTAGCGCAGGTATTGGAGACCAACAAGTACGTCGACAGTGTAGAAACAAATGAATGCTTGAAAATGTGGTTCAAAGAAATCAGCGCTCACGTGAGCTCACTTCAGCAAGAGGACGGTAGAAAGATAGCTCAGTTACTTCAAGCACTCGAGGAAGTTCAAGAGTTTCACCAGCTTGAAAACAATCTACAGGTGTCTCAGTATTTAAATGACACACGCGAGATTTTGCACAACATGCTACGAACCGGTAGTATAACGGAAGACACATTGATTGCCTTGAATATATTGACGGACTGCTGCTACGCTTGGAATATCATGGAAacttttattgatataatgcAGAATAATATCAAGAAAAATCCTCCTactgttattaaattaaaagcgTTGTTCCTGAAAATGGCTTCGGCTTTAGAGATGCCATTGCTGAGAATCAATCAAGCACGCAGCGCGGATTTGTCCTCTGTTTCACAGTATTACAGTCGGGAATTAGAAAGTTATGCTCGTCGAGTGCTGCAAATTATCCCAGAGACTGTTTTTGGATTACTGGCGCAAATAGTTCACTTGGAGACCAATGTTTTTAAGGAGATACCTATGAAACTTTACAAAGATAAATTAAAGGACTACGCGCAGCTGGATGAACGTCTGCAAATGGCCAAATTGACCTACGCTGTTTCGGTATTCACCAAAGGAGTCTTGTCGCTGAGAAGCGTCTCCCTAGGAGTACTCAGAGTTGATTCCCACAGATTGTTAGAAGACGGAATTCGTCAGGAGTTGGCTAAAAAGATAACGATTGCTCTGCACAATGGTTTGACATTCGACAATAAATCCAAAGCTAGCCtcgttgaaaaattaaatgatttggCTAATGTGATGGATGGCTACCGCAAGTCTTTTCAATATATTCAAGACTATATAAATATCAACAGCTTGAAAATATGGCACGAAGAAATAACGTTTATTATCAATGCAGCGTTAGAGGATGAGTGCAAGAATTCAACGTGGATGCCAAGTAAATCCTGGAAGATGTTGATCACCGATGACAAACAGGATTATTCTAGTCTTGTAGAGGCTAATGGGGGTAGTACTTTTATGGGTAGACTCGCCAAGGAATTGATACGCGTGACAGATCCAAAGACCACTGTTTACATTGAGCATGCGTTAGCATGGTATGATTTGAAAAGCCagaatgaaattttgaattacaaAGTTTTCTCTATGGTATTGATGGCAATAGGCACTCCTGGCTTGCATGGGCTCGATAAATTATTGTCGCATTTTATTACGAtggaattgaaaaatttattcaaatatgtTGACCATGGGGTACGTGATAAAAGCTGGGGAGCTATGATTGATGAATGTGGAgctattattcaaaatattgagTACTGTAGAA ATAATCCAGGGAAGCTTTATTCGAGTGTAATGAATCATTCGAACAAAATATGGCCTTATATGATagaatgtttattaaaaataggcCACTACCAATTGTTGAGGAATAAAATTAGCTATGAATTAAATACTGCTTGTAAATTTGAGGCCAAACACGTGGAATCAGCACTGAGAACTCTAAACCT AGCGGTACTTGATGAGTTACGTAAAAAGTCTGATGAATGTCTGACAACTCAAGAAGAGCGTGATTTTATTCATGAATTGAGTATTAGACTCGATTGGACTGGCATCAGTGATCCTCTTAATAagacatatttaaaattatcgaGTTTAAATCATTTggatcttttattatttttgttcacGATTTCGTATTTGCACAAGCTCCATTACTGCAAGAATAcag cTAGTCTTCTCAGCAAGAAAACTCAAGATTCCATCGATGCTGTTGTTTTTACAATAGGCGTTCAAACATTCCTACGGCAATTttctaatgatatttttaataattacataacATATCTCTGTAAATATGTCTTATCTTTTGTGTCTAGCGACAg TGGAAAAATGGGAAGTGAATGGGAGTCAGAAGGCACAACTATTTTGTACTACTTGCAATTAATATCAAAGTATGCAAACATACCAAAATCCGCAATATTTGAAACAATTCCGGTCATCATTTTAGACCAATACAAGCaagtgataaaataa
- the LOC123266513 gene encoding glycerophosphodiester phosphodiesterase 1 yields MSGILKTLFDSASLWIYLQAFWYILISILYYFSIPWILWGTLIIVILSWVLRNPPPDKKIINKVLGVDPSNLKTTDDKLTLLSDNHHHNNNSINNGDKLTNNEFCMRVIGHRGGGYDYPENSLSAFNNCKAKGCNTVEIDLRRTKDNIPIIFHDETIERLTGKIGVIKDMTWDELKDLDISYNHPLRETFKGGERILSFNEAIEQCLNNDLNIVIDVKDSNLDFVQIILDAYKKYPKLYEKAWITSCFPVTIYMIRRRDPKIVTCLAFEPKVFLGLAEESSREHGLIRTKSFVKNLLIFILDILHEWALTRFTYFILGISCVLLHKDIISPHIIEEWKSRGVRVIAWPINLPSEKIHYTKTLKVTYLTDTLLTEKIT; encoded by the exons ATGTCTGGtatattaaaaacattattcGATAGTGCATCTTTATGGATCTATCTCCAAGCATTTTggtatattttaattagtatactctattatttttcaattccaTGGATTTTATGGGGcacattaataattgttattttatcgTGGGTATTAAGAAATCCACCAcctgacaaaaaaataattaataaagtattGGGTGTGGACCctagtaatttaaaaacaacgGATGACAAGTTGACGTTGCTGTCAGataatcatcatcataataataattctataaataatggtgataaattaacaaataatgaattttgcaTGAGAGTAATTGGCCATCGAGGTGGAGGATACGATTATCCAGAAAATAGTTTATCGGCTTtcaataat tgtaaagcTAAAGGCTGTAATACAGTTGAAATTGACTTAAGGCGTACAAAGGACAACATTCCTATCATATTTCATGATGAAACCATTGAAAGACTTACCGGCAAAATTGGTGTTATTAAAGACATGACTTGGGATGAATTAAAAGACTTAGATATTAGTTATAATCATCCACTcag AGAAACATTCAAAGGTGGTGAAAGAATATTATCATTCAACGAAGCAATAGAACAATGTTTAAACAACGAtcttaatattgttattgacGTAAAAGATTCAAATTTAGACTTTGTTCAAATAATACTGGACGcctataaaaaatatccaaagCTTTATGAAAAGGCGTGGATAACAAGTTGTTTTCCTGTTACTATTTATATG ataAGAAGACGCGATCCAAAAATTGTGACATGTTTAGCATTCGAACCAAAAGTATTTTTGGGACTTGCTGAAGAAAGTTCAAGAGAACATGGTCTAATACGCACAAAAagttttgtcaaaaatttacttatttttatactcGATATTTTACACGAGTGGGCATTAACGCGTTTTACATATTTCATACTCGGGATCTCTTGTGTATTATTGCACAAAGATATAATTAGTCC GCACATAATTGAAGAATGGAAGAGCCGAGGAGTGAGAGTAATCGCATGGCCTATCAATTTGCCGTCTGAAAAAATCCACTATACAAAGACACTCAAAGTAACTTATTTAACAGATACTTTactaactgaaaaaattacataa